The following are encoded together in the Flavobacterium haoranii genome:
- a CDS encoding DMT family transporter: MKYLYLALAIVLEVLGSSFMKASDGFSKLLPTTITIIAYIACFFFLSQALKLIPLGIAYAIWGGLGIVLTALISVIIFKQSLDLPAIIGIILIVAGVFVMNFFSKSSTH, translated from the coding sequence ATGAAATATTTATATTTAGCATTAGCGATTGTTCTTGAAGTTTTAGGTTCAAGTTTTATGAAAGCATCTGACGGATTTTCAAAACTTTTACCCACGACAATAACAATAATAGCATATATTGCTTGCTTTTTCTTCCTTTCTCAAGCATTAAAATTAATACCTTTAGGAATTGCTTATGCGATTTGGGGAGGTTTAGGAATTGTCTTAACTGCATTGATTTCAGTAATTATCTTTAAACAATCTTTGGATTTACCAGCAATTATTGGAATTATTTTAATTGTTGCAGGTGTTTTTGTTATGAACTTTTTCTCTAAATCTTCAACACACTAA
- a CDS encoding DUF1444 family protein, translating into MNFDETKDKIYPWIKVVYEPDEEVPNSTREIELKDEEQPVMQNWLGNLAIFYAVDEGEQFSLILKRDLPQNISIEDLHETATTNLDRDVEFTFNETGFGGHGLIAGGDHETGSLTLTGIWEWCADQIKDNLIVAVPAKDLIMMVPENDKEKINSLKNFVTEIFKDGERLLTKQLYRFDKSNNKWTLWGQAD; encoded by the coding sequence ATGAATTTTGACGAAACAAAAGACAAAATATATCCTTGGATAAAGGTCGTTTACGAGCCTGACGAAGAAGTTCCTAATTCGACACGGGAAATTGAACTTAAAGACGAAGAACAACCAGTTATGCAAAATTGGCTTGGAAACTTGGCAATCTTTTACGCAGTTGATGAAGGTGAACAATTCAGCCTAATATTAAAAAGAGACTTGCCTCAAAATATTTCAATTGAAGACCTTCACGAAACTGCAACAACAAATCTGGACAGAGATGTTGAATTTACTTTTAATGAAACAGGTTTTGGTGGACACGGCTTAATTGCGGGTGGAGACCACGAAACTGGCTCTTTGACATTGACAGGGATTTGGGAGTGGTGTGCTGACCAAATTAAAGACAATTTAATTGTTGCAGTTCCAGCAAAAGACTTGATAATGATGGTGCCAGAAAATGACAAAGAGAAAATAAATTCTCTTAAAAATTTTGTGACAGAAATATTCAAGGACGGTGAACGACTTTTAACAAAGCAATTATATCGTTTCGACAAATCAAATAATAAATGGACACTATGGGGACAAGCGGACTGA
- a CDS encoding lipocalin family protein, which translates to MKKAIFLFTTGILTLSCSSDDDSTPNYTNDNIVGSWKIIDYHDNYFNNIQEVEENDEPCFSLQTKDFNSNLTLDFNYKYGNSCQNSGTTNNTFSINGNILTEIEPNGGYEPNTDYVVKYYIEELNDNTLKLKGFYVDEGVSGENPENGEYFYETWQKIE; encoded by the coding sequence ATGAAAAAAGCAATATTTTTATTTACGACGGGAATTTTAACTTTGTCATGTTCATCAGATGATGACTCAACGCCAAACTACACTAACGACAATATTGTAGGTAGTTGGAAAATAATTGATTACCACGACAATTATTTTAATAATATACAAGAAGTTGAAGAAAATGATGAACCTTGTTTTTCATTACAAACAAAAGATTTTAATTCAAATTTGACATTAGACTTTAATTATAAGTATGGAAATAGTTGCCAAAACTCAGGCACAACAAACAATACCTTTTCGATTAACGGAAATATCTTAACAGAAATAGAACCAAATGGAGGTTATGAGCCAAATACTGATTATGTAGTAAAATATTATATTGAAGAATTAAATGACAATACTCTAAAACTCAAAGGATTTTATGTTGATGAAGGAGTTAGCGGCGAAAACCCAGAAAATGGCGAATATTTTTATGAAACTTGGCAAAAAATTGAATAA
- a CDS encoding LysR family transcriptional regulator has product MKTKLHIFKTVAKHLSFTKAAEQLYISQPAISKAIKNLEQEYETTFFVRKRNSIELTIEGKSFLIYVNKILAIYSEMDEQFLHKNETFPELINFGVSTTLSNYVIPKVIAKFRMQFPQTKFDIISDNSENIENLILNEEIDFGITEGNFSNPKLHFEKFIKDEIVLITNINNSSFKKGSIDIKTLQKIPIIEREKGSGTREVIDSFLVENKISKLNCVVTLNSTEAIKNYLNNSNDFALLSINAINDDLINNNLKVIDIQGLSIERWFYFVKRTGYLSSSLEKFEKFIRLNHNL; this is encoded by the coding sequence ATGAAAACAAAGTTACACATATTCAAAACTGTTGCTAAACACTTAAGTTTCACAAAAGCTGCCGAGCAATTATATATTTCACAACCTGCCATATCCAAAGCAATTAAAAATTTAGAACAAGAATACGAAACAACATTTTTTGTTAGAAAAAGGAACTCCATTGAATTAACAATAGAAGGAAAATCGTTCCTCATATATGTAAATAAAATATTAGCTATCTATTCTGAAATGGATGAGCAATTTCTACATAAAAATGAAACCTTTCCAGAATTAATAAATTTTGGAGTAAGTACAACCTTATCCAATTATGTCATCCCTAAAGTAATTGCGAAGTTTAGAATGCAATTCCCTCAAACAAAGTTTGATATAATTAGTGATAATTCAGAAAATATTGAAAATTTAATTTTAAATGAGGAAATCGATTTTGGAATTACAGAAGGGAATTTTTCTAACCCAAAACTACATTTTGAAAAATTTATAAAGGACGAAATTGTTTTAATAACAAATATTAATAATTCTTCATTTAAAAAAGGAAGTATTGATATAAAAACGCTACAAAAAATTCCCATAATTGAACGTGAAAAAGGCTCTGGAACTAGAGAAGTAATAGACAGTTTTTTAGTTGAAAATAAAATCTCAAAACTAAATTGTGTAGTAACATTGAACAGTACAGAAGCTATTAAAAATTATTTAAACAACTCTAACGATTTTGCACTTCTTTCAATCAATGCTATTAATGATGATTTAATAAATAACAACCTCAAGGTAATTGACATACAAGGCTTGAGTATTGAAAGATGGTTTTATTTTGTAAAAAGAACAGGTTACCTTTCAAGTTCTTTGGAAAAATTTGAAAAATTTATTCGACTTAATCATAACCTTTAG
- a CDS encoding YeiH family protein → MKDIFSKTVYFLIIIIALLGVINSPTALLLGFVYTIIFNNPFKESSHKAIHYFLKISVVGLGFGMFIKETLETSKEGLSLTIFSILLTVTLGLLITRLLKLDLKLGHLITSGTAICGGSAIAAISPVIKAKSKTISIALGIVFLLNSIALFVFPAIGHFLNLTQEQFGLWCAIAIHDTSSVVGAALGYGDEALRIATTVKLSRTLWIIPLSIFSMFLFKTKGERIKIPYFIVLFIIAIIINSYHILPETATNFIVLMAKRLLIITLFLVGSTISIKDLKSTGMKPIVLALILWIFISIFSLIYILS, encoded by the coding sequence ATGAAAGATATATTTTCCAAAACTGTTTACTTCCTTATAATTATTATTGCACTTTTAGGTGTAATAAACAGTCCCACAGCATTGTTACTTGGTTTTGTATATACCATTATTTTCAATAATCCGTTTAAAGAATCCAGCCATAAAGCAATCCATTATTTTTTAAAAATTTCGGTTGTTGGGTTAGGATTTGGAATGTTTATTAAAGAAACTTTAGAAACAAGTAAAGAGGGATTAAGTTTAACTATTTTTTCAATACTTTTAACTGTAACGCTAGGTTTGCTAATAACAAGACTTCTAAAATTAGATTTAAAACTAGGTCATCTAATCACTTCTGGAACAGCAATTTGTGGCGGAAGTGCCATTGCTGCAATTTCTCCAGTTATTAAAGCTAAAAGCAAAACGATAAGTATTGCTTTAGGTATTGTTTTTCTACTAAATTCTATTGCGTTGTTCGTGTTTCCAGCAATTGGACATTTTTTAAATTTAACGCAAGAACAATTCGGTTTATGGTGTGCAATTGCTATACACGATACAAGTTCAGTAGTTGGAGCTGCACTAGGTTATGGAGACGAAGCATTGAGAATTGCAACAACAGTAAAACTATCTAGAACTTTGTGGATTATCCCTTTATCCATTTTTTCAATGTTTTTATTCAAAACAAAGGGAGAAAGAATAAAAATCCCTTACTTTATAGTTTTATTTATTATTGCAATAATAATTAATAGCTACCATATTTTACCTGAAACAGCTACTAACTTTATTGTATTGATGGCTAAACGTTTATTAATAATAACTTTGTTTTTAGTAGGCTCAACCATTTCTATAAAAGATTTGAAATCTACTGGAATGAAACCTATTGTGTTAGCACTGATATTGTGGATTTTTATTTCAATTTTTTCATTAATTTATATTTTGAGTTAA
- a CDS encoding helix-turn-helix domain-containing protein — protein MKTKKEHWLKKSYQKATLETKLLVVDQILNGQISTNSASKKYDVPRTTITYWLKKYSTLVQQNTGMSKNDEIKKLRERIEELEFVKDFQQDIIADMELITGVDMSKNSLPKTLAKEIALKKKNRLKENGSINVLGLANKPSTNDSRPNKSNK, from the coding sequence ATGAAAACAAAAAAAGAACACTGGCTAAAAAAAAGCTACCAAAAAGCAACCTTAGAGACTAAACTTTTAGTCGTTGATCAAATCTTAAACGGGCAGATTTCTACAAACTCTGCTTCCAAGAAGTACGATGTTCCCAGAACCACCATTACCTATTGGTTAAAAAAATACAGTACCTTAGTGCAACAAAACACTGGTATGAGTAAAAACGATGAGATTAAAAAACTAAGGGAACGCATTGAAGAACTGGAGTTTGTAAAAGACTTCCAACAAGATATTATCGCTGATATGGAACTTATTACAGGCGTGGATATGTCAAAAAACTCATTGCCCAAAACATTAGCAAAAGAGATAGCGCTAAAGAAGAAAAACCGTTTAAAAGAAAATGGCTCTATCAATGTTTTGGGATTAGCAAACAAGCCTTCTACAAACGACTCAAGACCCAACAAAAGCAACAAATAG
- a CDS encoding IS3 family transposase: MSKQAFYKRLKTQQKQQIDHQKLITMVKDYRKKVGSKTGGTKLYNALKQDFINADIKIGRDKFYHFLRLQNLLVPKSKNYITTTNSNHMFKKYKNLVKDQVPTRPEQLWVSDITYIKTENGHNYLALVTDAYSKQIMGYNLDNHMRTSLCTKALAMAVKNRRYPSKKLIHHSDRGFQYCNPKYTEFAENNGITISMTEQYDPYENAVAERINRTLKYEYGLKQTIKNTDLAQKMTKQAVAIYNNLRTHFSLDLRKPAEVHLNPNIRYKSYRKNKVNLPKLTI; this comes from the coding sequence ATTAGCAAACAAGCCTTCTACAAACGACTCAAGACCCAACAAAAGCAACAAATAGACCATCAAAAACTAATCACAATGGTCAAGGACTACCGTAAAAAAGTAGGCTCCAAAACGGGTGGGACAAAGCTTTACAATGCTCTTAAACAAGACTTTATAAACGCTGATATCAAAATAGGCAGAGATAAGTTTTACCACTTTTTAAGGCTACAAAACCTATTAGTGCCCAAATCAAAAAACTACATCACAACAACAAACTCAAATCATATGTTTAAAAAATATAAAAACTTAGTAAAAGACCAAGTACCTACAAGGCCGGAACAGCTCTGGGTAAGTGATATCACCTATATTAAAACAGAAAACGGCCATAATTACCTAGCATTGGTAACGGACGCTTATTCAAAGCAAATTATGGGCTATAACCTGGACAACCATATGAGAACATCACTTTGCACAAAGGCACTCGCTATGGCTGTTAAAAACAGGAGATATCCCAGTAAAAAGCTCATCCATCACTCAGATAGAGGGTTTCAATATTGCAACCCTAAATACACCGAGTTTGCTGAAAACAACGGCATTACAATAAGTATGACCGAACAATACGATCCTTACGAAAATGCTGTAGCTGAACGTATTAACAGAACACTCAAATACGAATATGGACTTAAACAAACAATCAAAAATACGGATTTAGCGCAGAAAATGACAAAGCAAGCTGTTGCTATTTACAACAATCTAAGGACCCATTTTAGCCTGGACTTAAGAAAACCAGCAGAGGTGCATTTAAATCCAAATATCAGATACAAATCATATCGAAAAAATAAAGTAAATTTACCTAAATTAACAATTTAG
- a CDS encoding S41 family peptidase has protein sequence MKNIKFLSVFTLFFILCSCNEKVSKEKPKPDGIWKQIGYGNIIELNDTLISVYNISKQDCNLSFKEHILDFGKVKKYSKDTLTIQHGNDDWLFTRLDKLPNLCKTASELNHDPKINFQVFWDTFNEHYASFDIKNIDWNEIYKKYEPKVNENTTDLELYTIFRQMIELLNDGHVKMEVPEKIENEFKNQIEEQEEKYSKLDEFNLNKEIAEFYVDSLRNYNAGMVRYGLIEENVGYIQINSMLMLADYDLEKDLDLRNFYGQYWEKAENRKDEIQRQDEVDGIDKILNSIIKNLPQAKSYILDLRFNGGGKDAVALNILNHFSNKEKLAYTKKARIEKGFANPQKFKIIPSENHFSGNVYLLTSHLTASASEILVLASLANSNFKRIGSTTEGIFSSTLDKELPNGWEYELSNEVYQDLNGKNYENVGISADYPLEYSTNKDEFLDQLTNDLKNKKDKAIELVIELEKRNQENNYCQQCIKIIAV, from the coding sequence ATGAAAAACATTAAATTTTTATCAGTCTTTACATTATTTTTTATTCTGTGTTCGTGCAATGAAAAAGTATCGAAAGAAAAACCAAAACCAGACGGAATTTGGAAACAAATTGGATATGGGAATATTATCGAATTGAACGACACACTTATAAGCGTTTATAATATTTCAAAGCAAGATTGTAATTTATCCTTTAAAGAACATATTTTAGATTTTGGAAAAGTCAAAAAATATTCTAAAGATACATTAACAATTCAACACGGAAATGATGATTGGTTATTTACGAGATTAGATAAATTGCCAAATCTCTGTAAAACTGCGAGCGAATTAAATCACGACCCAAAAATTAACTTTCAAGTGTTTTGGGACACTTTCAATGAACATTATGCATCTTTTGATATTAAAAATATTGATTGGAACGAAATCTATAAAAAATACGAACCTAAAGTAAACGAGAACACGACTGATTTAGAGCTTTACACAATCTTTAGGCAAATGATTGAACTTCTAAATGATGGACACGTCAAAATGGAAGTGCCTGAAAAAATTGAAAACGAGTTTAAAAATCAAATAGAAGAACAAGAAGAAAAGTATTCTAAATTGGACGAATTTAATCTCAACAAAGAAATTGCAGAATTTTATGTTGACAGTTTACGCAATTACAATGCAGGAATGGTTCGTTACGGACTTATCGAAGAAAACGTAGGCTACATTCAAATCAATTCTATGCTAATGTTAGCGGATTATGACTTGGAGAAAGATTTAGATTTAAGAAATTTCTATGGTCAATATTGGGAAAAAGCAGAGAACAGAAAAGATGAAATACAAAGACAAGACGAAGTTGACGGAATCGACAAAATATTGAATTCAATTATTAAAAACTTGCCACAGGCAAAAAGCTATATTTTAGATTTGCGTTTTAATGGTGGCGGAAAAGATGCTGTTGCACTTAACATTTTAAACCACTTTTCAAATAAAGAAAAATTGGCTTACACAAAGAAAGCAAGAATAGAAAAAGGATTTGCAAATCCTCAAAAATTTAAAATTATTCCGTCAGAGAATCATTTTAGTGGAAATGTATATTTACTAACAAGCCATCTAACAGCAAGTGCTTCTGAAATTCTTGTTTTAGCATCTTTAGCTAATTCCAATTTCAAAAGAATTGGCTCGACAACCGAGGGAATTTTTTCTTCGACTTTAGATAAAGAACTTCCGAACGGTTGGGAATACGAGTTATCTAATGAAGTTTATCAAGATTTAAATGGCAAAAATTATGAAAATGTGGGAATTTCCGCAGATTATCCATTGGAATATTCAACAAATAAAGATGAGTTTTTAGACCAACTAACAAATGATTTAAAAAACAAAAAAGACAAAGCAATTGAATTAGTAATAGAACTTGAAAAGAGAAATCAGGAAAATAACTATTGCCAACAATGTATAAAAATAATAGCGGTTTAG
- a CDS encoding RDD family protein — MSQKIIKKRTRFYNFLIDLLIFYIFVLIFSKIMNIYFEKHKLKYLMILFYYLYYFILELIYGQTIGKMITKTKVVNTDNDENPNFTRIFIRTISRLIPIDFLSYLITKNGLHDILSKTELKKSD, encoded by the coding sequence ATGTCACAAAAAATTATAAAGAAAAGAACAAGGTTTTACAATTTTTTAATTGACTTATTAATATTTTATATATTTGTTCTTATCTTTTCAAAGATTATGAATATTTATTTTGAAAAACATAAATTAAAATATTTAATGATTTTATTTTATTATCTATATTATTTTATTTTAGAATTGATTTATGGTCAAACAATTGGAAAGATGATTACAAAAACTAAAGTTGTAAATACAGATAACGATGAAAATCCAAATTTTACAAGAATTTTTATTAGAACAATATCAAGATTAATACCAATTGACTTTTTATCCTATTTGATAACAAAAAATGGTTTACACGATATTTTATCCAAAACAGAATTAAAAAAGAGTGACTAA
- a CDS encoding TolB family protein codes for MKKTYLTLVVIFSLTSCSVLKKEVEYNKLSAPQVTANAKELVRITNDVVGEYQPCLSPNGEKLLYAIRDDSKIGSKKFSIRLKNNLKTPGFTPLIGDGTDGASWMNNSEDIIFTYWASKPVIVTSNINKLGIKYIGQNAYGDYDNSPKLSPKGDRILLTTKLQGTNSICLVNKDGSDFTVLSDGENPIWHPNGEKIIYSKNSGDYSQLFELSLDSFQSTQITVGEYNSFNGVYSPDGKYIAFISSKDNEFNHLFVMNTSTRGVSQLTGGNSSEIQPFWGIDGFIYFSSNAGAKTPDDTVINPKDLTFSDIWRVKPLIK; via the coding sequence ATGAAAAAAACTTATTTAACTCTCGTTGTAATCTTTTCTTTAACATCTTGCTCAGTACTTAAAAAAGAGGTTGAATACAACAAACTATCAGCCCCACAAGTAACAGCTAACGCTAAAGAACTTGTTAGAATTACAAATGATGTTGTTGGTGAATACCAACCTTGCTTATCGCCAAATGGAGAAAAATTACTTTATGCTATAAGGGATGATTCTAAAATAGGGTCTAAAAAATTTAGTATTAGATTAAAAAATAATTTAAAAACTCCTGGTTTTACACCTTTAATTGGAGATGGTACTGATGGAGCTTCTTGGATGAATAATTCCGAAGATATTATTTTTACCTACTGGGCTTCAAAACCTGTAATAGTTACGAGTAATATAAATAAGTTAGGCATAAAATATATTGGTCAAAATGCATATGGGGATTATGATAATTCACCAAAATTATCTCCAAAAGGTGACAGAATACTTTTAACAACTAAATTACAAGGGACTAATAGTATCTGTCTTGTTAATAAAGATGGAAGTGATTTTACAGTTTTATCAGATGGAGAAAATCCTATTTGGCATCCAAATGGAGAAAAAATTATATATTCAAAAAATTCTGGGGATTATTCACAATTGTTTGAATTAAGTCTCGATAGTTTTCAAAGTACGCAAATAACTGTTGGAGAATATAATTCTTTCAACGGAGTTTATTCGCCTGACGGTAAATACATCGCTTTTATTTCTTCAAAAGACAATGAATTCAATCATCTATTTGTTATGAATACTTCAACAAGAGGTGTTTCTCAGTTAACAGGTGGTAATTCATCTGAAATTCAACCCTTTTGGGGTATAGATGGATTTATTTATTTTTCATCAAATGCAGGTGCTAAAACACCAGACGATACTGTTATCAATCCAAAAGATTTAACTTTCTCTGATATATGGAGAGTTAAACCACTAATTAAATAG
- a CDS encoding DUF3575 domain-containing protein — protein MKKILLPLVFLFFNNLFSQENIVKASSIVGNIGVQYERSLSPHFSVVGQVGYSMTRIFINDNDYSSTGIGYYVEGRYYFSKNNALMEGWHIGPYYNSINTKSKELNDAKTTMTSLGITAGYQWQTDSGFAFGLIFGGGNLDFKSDIPQAESFLGDINFLPNLGLTLGYNF, from the coding sequence ATGAAAAAAATTTTATTACCGTTAGTCTTCTTATTTTTTAACAATCTTTTTTCTCAAGAAAATATTGTAAAAGCAAGTTCAATCGTTGGAAATATAGGAGTTCAATATGAACGCTCTTTGTCTCCTCATTTTTCTGTTGTTGGACAAGTAGGATATTCAATGACAAGAATATTTATAAACGACAACGACTATTCATCAACAGGAATCGGGTATTATGTTGAAGGTAGATATTATTTTTCAAAGAATAATGCGTTAATGGAAGGTTGGCATATTGGACCATATTATAACAGTATTAATACAAAATCTAAAGAATTGAATGATGCGAAAACTACTATGACTTCATTAGGCATAACAGCTGGTTATCAATGGCAAACAGATTCTGGTTTTGCTTTTGGTCTAATATTTGGTGGCGGTAATTTAGATTTCAAATCAGACATTCCTCAAGCAGAAAGTTTTTTGGGTGACATCAATTTCTTACCAAATTTAGGTTTAACACTAGGATATAACTTTTAA
- a CDS encoding outer membrane beta-barrel protein, whose protein sequence is MKNIILTTICFLAIFSLSFGQETEKSKFSYGLNFGVGNSTLENNQIGVLSGNLIAIDFNVDYSFTDSDKTKLTSGVNILDFNSNFYNGTDQSRLKNEYFQIPFKLSHRVNFDKEEKLNLVAGIGAYANFLLRSKILNLNEEINTKSGGFNFGYSISMGAEYKINTNTSFGLMLDLMNEISEIKKNNYEQKQTEIILLSIGFSTRF, encoded by the coding sequence ATGAAAAATATAATTTTAACAACCATTTGCTTTTTAGCAATATTCTCGCTTTCATTTGGACAAGAGACAGAGAAAAGTAAATTTAGTTACGGACTGAATTTTGGTGTAGGAAATTCTACATTGGAAAACAATCAAATCGGAGTTTTAAGTGGCAATCTAATCGCTATCGATTTTAATGTCGATTATAGCTTTACCGACAGCGATAAGACCAAACTAACTTCAGGCGTCAATATTTTAGACTTCAATTCCAATTTTTATAATGGAACTGACCAAAGTCGATTAAAAAATGAATATTTTCAGATTCCATTTAAATTATCCCATCGAGTTAACTTCGACAAAGAAGAAAAACTGAATTTGGTTGCTGGAATTGGTGCGTATGCGAATTTCTTATTGCGCTCAAAAATCTTAAATTTAAACGAAGAAATTAATACAAAAAGTGGTGGATTTAATTTTGGATATAGCATATCAATGGGAGCAGAATATAAAATTAACACAAACACTTCATTTGGATTAATGCTTGACTTAATGAACGAAATAAGCGAAATAAAAAAAAATAATTACGAACAAAAACAAACTGAAATCATATTGTTAAGCATTGGATTTTCAACAAGATTTTAG
- a CDS encoding T9SS type A sorting domain-containing protein: MLLLGTFMSSFIAFSQDGTLDLSFGSGGKVITSINSGEDKARSVSLQNDGKIVVVGYTYNPVFGYDFACVRYNSDGSLDNTFGANGKVSYDLQTGSDDKAYSVDIQMDGKIVIAGYSDDGSDRAGAVIRLNTNGTLDTTFNSTGKVLTNFTIYNSNPRTDVFRVVKIHHVTGNIVVGGECIWNSDESRGIFARYTSSGQLDTTFADNGKLIDLPFPESNSIGFMFSIEDLKIKSNGKITAIGWSDIPGNGSLLYARQYVCRLNSNGTLDTTFSTDGFSSNSFTTSDNKSYSILLNPDDSSLFSGSSRWSSTDYKYYFGTVTSGGTVNSQGSIDFSSNTIDMCYGMAKAGDGKILLSGSSINNSSSTSTFSMARINTNYSTDTTFGTNGLVITDFGTNTYSESFDIAIQPDEKIILVGYTGNDFAIARYTGNVLSTVSFDSSTLKLYPNPTTSILNVKGHFEDKSYQIFDINSKLVKIGELNTIEENAISIEDLKSGIYLIVIDNIVSKFIKK, encoded by the coding sequence ATTTTACTTTTAGGAACTTTTATGAGTTCTTTTATAGCTTTTTCTCAAGATGGTACATTAGATTTATCTTTTGGCTCTGGAGGTAAAGTTATTACATCAATTAATTCAGGAGAAGATAAGGCCAGAAGTGTTTCATTACAAAACGATGGGAAAATAGTTGTAGTTGGATATACATATAATCCTGTTTTTGGCTATGATTTTGCATGTGTAAGATATAATTCAGACGGTAGTCTTGATAATACATTTGGAGCAAATGGTAAAGTTTCTTATGACTTACAAACAGGTAGTGATGATAAAGCATATTCTGTAGATATTCAAATGGATGGGAAAATAGTAATTGCGGGATATTCTGATGATGGTAGTGATAGAGCTGGAGCAGTTATAAGATTAAACACAAATGGTACTTTAGATACCACTTTTAATTCAACTGGTAAAGTATTAACTAATTTTACAATTTACAATTCAAACCCAAGAACAGATGTTTTTAGAGTTGTAAAAATTCATCATGTTACAGGTAATATAGTTGTGGGAGGTGAATGTATTTGGAATTCAGACGAATCACGAGGAATTTTTGCAAGATATACTTCTTCTGGGCAACTGGATACAACATTTGCAGATAATGGAAAATTGATTGATTTACCATTTCCAGAAAGCAACTCAATCGGATTTATGTTTTCAATCGAAGATTTAAAAATAAAATCAAATGGTAAAATTACTGCAATTGGATGGAGCGATATTCCAGGAAACGGGTCTTTACTTTATGCCAGACAATATGTCTGTAGGTTAAATAGTAACGGAACATTAGATACAACATTTTCAACAGACGGTTTTTCTTCTAATTCATTTACAACAAGTGATAATAAATCGTATTCAATTTTGTTAAATCCAGATGACTCAAGTCTTTTTAGTGGTAGTAGTCGATGGTCTTCAACTGATTACAAATATTATTTTGGGACTGTAACTAGTGGCGGAACTGTAAATTCACAAGGTTCGATTGATTTTTCGTCTAATACAATTGATATGTGTTATGGAATGGCAAAAGCAGGTGATGGAAAGATTTTACTATCTGGTTCTTCTATAAATAACAGTTCTTCTACTTCTACTTTTTCAATGGCGAGAATTAATACTAATTATTCTACAGACACTACATTTGGTACAAATGGTTTAGTGATTACTGATTTTGGAACAAATACATATAGTGAATCATTTGATATTGCAATACAACCTGACGAAAAAATAATACTGGTAGGATACACTGGCAATGATTTTGCAATTGCGAGATATACAGGTAATGTTTTATCTACCGTATCATTTGATTCTAGTACTTTAAAATTATATCCAAACCCTACTACCTCAATATTAAATGTTAAAGGACATTTTGAAGATAAATCATATCAGATTTTCGACATAAATTCAAAATTGGTTAAAATTGGGGAATTAAATACAATTGAAGAAAATGCAATATCAATTGAAGACTTAAAAAGTGGGATATATTTAATTGTTATAGATAATATTGTATCTAAGTTTATTAAAAAATAA
- a CDS encoding outer membrane beta-barrel protein, with the protein MKIFTIILFFTSLSYSQITKNNWLVGGSGNFKTTKTEKLSDGTKPYDDRTIFSISPNIGYFFYDKLAGGISLSYTYDNIFEDYQYFGVGPFVRYYFLNSEKRINIFLQGNYNYYEGGSKTVDGNDNGKFHNNGYGFKAGSAIFLNSSVAVELSLDYISNKLNSTLREETFMIGVGFQIHLEK; encoded by the coding sequence ATGAAAATCTTTACAATTATTTTATTTTTTACATCGTTATCATATTCCCAAATAACTAAAAATAATTGGTTAGTTGGCGGAAGCGGTAATTTTAAAACAACGAAAACTGAAAAATTATCAGATGGAACTAAACCTTATGATGACAGAACTATATTTTCTATTTCACCGAATATCGGTTATTTTTTTTATGACAAATTAGCTGGTGGAATTAGTTTAAGTTATACTTATGACAATATATTTGAAGACTATCAATATTTTGGAGTTGGACCTTTTGTTAGATATTACTTTTTAAATTCAGAAAAAAGAATAAACATATTTTTACAAGGAAATTATAACTATTACGAAGGTGGTTCAAAAACAGTTGATGGTAATGATAATGGAAAGTTTCACAACAATGGATACGGATTCAAAGCTGGATCGGCAATTTTTTTAAATAGTAGTGTTGCTGTAGAACTATCATTAGACTACATTTCTAATAAATTAAATAGTACATTAAGAGAAGAAACATTTATGATTGGAGTTGGCTTTCAAATTCATTTAGAAAAATAA